The following nucleotide sequence is from Psychroflexus torquis ATCC 700755.
CACATTAGAATGCGTGTGCATATCCCAAAGTCCAGGAATTACATATTTTCCTTTGCCATTAATGATAAAGGTTTCATCAGCACTGTTAATGGAACCAGAAATTCCGATTTCTGTAATTCTATTATCTGTTATTTTTATGTCTTGGTCTTTAATTAATGTTCCTGATTCTATATCAATAATTGATATCGATTTGATTAGTATTGTCTCATGTATTTCAGGCACTTCAATATCTTGAAGCGGCCAATACACACCGGCAAAAAAAAGTAGTACTAGTCCGATAATTAGTAATGAGGCTATTTTTAAAACCCTAAAAAGTTTCCGTTTCATTGATCGTTTTATTTTAAGGTCTTATATACAGATTTTCTAAAGTCTTTTCTAACTTTCAAAGAGTGCCATCCTCCTAATTGTGTCATCATCAAAGCAGCAAAGCCTTCTTTGGGATCAATTATAAACGTGGTTGAATAAGCCCCTTCCCAATAATAACTGCCTTCGCTATAGAATTCATTAAATGCACCATTTTCGGTAATTATATTTAGACCGAAACCAAATTTATTGCCTTTACCTAATATAGGATAAAACCCTTTAGGATAATCAATGCCTCCAATTTGATTTGTAGTCATCATTTCGATTGACTTTCTTGATAGGATTCGTTTGTCTTCATAGATTCCATTATTGAGAAGCATTTGACAAAACCTTATATAATCTGAGGCTGTAGAAATTAATCCACTTCCTGCCATAAATACTTTTGTTTTGTACTCTTTTTTCAAATCGAGTTCTTTGTTAATCCCTTTTAGGCTATCGCCTTTTTTTGAATACGCTCTAACTAATTTATCAATGCTTTGACGATGCGCGTCAAAACCAGTACTAGCCATGCCTAAAGGCTCAAATATGTTTTGTTCTAAGTAAATTTCTAAATTTTGACCAGTAACGACTTCAATTAAGTATCCAAGAACATCTGTAGATGGGCCATAGGTGAATTTTTCTCCGGGTTGATGAACAATTGGCATGGAACTTAAATCTTTCATAAAGCTAGAAAGGCTTTCGTGTGTAGGATTAGAAAAAGATAAACTTTTCTCTTTGTACAGTTTTGAAATTATAGGGCCATCGTAAGCAAAACCAGCAGTCTGATTTAGTAGCTGCCTAATGGTTATTTTTTTTTCAGTGCTTTCAAGTGTATAATTTTCAGAAGAACTATCTTCAATAATCACTTTGGTGTCTTTAAAAATTGGAAGATAAAGCTCTATAGGATCATCTAAATCAAAATTGCCATCTTCATATAATTTCATGATGGCAACAGTTGTAATCACTTTTGAAAGTGATGCAATTTTAAAGTAGTCATTGACCTCCATATCTCTTTGAGATTCTAAATTAGATTTCCCTTTAGTTGTTGAGTATAAAATATTGTCTTTGTCTGCGATTAAAATTACAGCTCCAGATAAATTATTGTCATTTATATTTGATTGTAACCAAGTGTCAATCGTTCTTAAATTTTCGAATTCTGGATTTTGAGCTTCCGTGGATTGATAGAAACTACATGCGATTGTAAATAAAAATAGTGCTCTTCTCATAGTGTTTGTTTTATATTAATGCCACAAAAAGAACCTATGTGTAGAGATAAATAAGCAAGTATTTATAAATCACAAAGACGAATTTATAAATTCGTCAGACGTAAGACTATGAATCTCGATATTGAGAAGGTGTTTTGGATTCAATTTTTTTGAAAGCCGAATTAAATGAAGACATGCTGTTGAAACCTGCATCATAAGCTATTGAAGCAATCGTAAACCGTTTCTCTTTATCATTAGAAATGATTTTTTTCGCTTCTTCAATCCTGAATTTATTGATATAACTATTAAAATTATAACCTGTTTCTTCATTGATAATATGAGACACTTGATGTACACTTAAAGATGAAATTTTTCCAATTTTATTTAAATCTAAATTTGAATCCAAATAGAGTTTGTCTTTCCTAATGACATTATCAATACTTTTAAACAAGCTACTATCATTTGAATCATTTTTAAAAACCATTCCATCATAATTAATAACGCCCAATTTAAAAGCAATACATGTGAGGATATATATGGTGATGCTGTATATAAGTGGGCCTAAAATATAAGGTACCCTATCTTCGAAAATATTTAAAATATAGGAAAACCATATAATGAATACTCCAGCGATCACATATCTTGACCAAATTAGTACAGTGTTTTGAGATTTAGTTCGTGTATGGTTTTCTTTTTTTAATATCTTTTTTACGATTTGCCAAGATTTGAAAATATAGAAAGCTAAATGACCATACACAAAAGCCAGAAGTATAAAAGCCCAAAATTTACCGTGTTCAATAAACCAGTCTTCGGTAGCAAGAAAAC
It contains:
- a CDS encoding helix-turn-helix domain-containing protein; the encoded protein is MESLDIILIIISGAGLIHGILISLFLLTNRTKKTLSKSLMAIMLLLMALRVGKSVLFNFAEDLDFFIIFIGLSFLLLIGPLLYFYIKSLTIPNYQLKKTNYHYFWPFVFMLILSFLATEDWFIEHGKFWAFILLAFVYGHLAFYIFKSWQIVKKILKKENHTRTKSQNTVLIWSRYVIAGVFIIWFSYILNIFEDRVPYILGPLIYSITIYILTCIAFKLGVINYDGMVFKNDSNDSSLFKSIDNVIRKDKLYLDSNLDLNKIGKISSLSVHQVSHIINEETGYNFNSYINKFRIEEAKKIISNDKEKRFTIASIAYDAGFNSMSSFNSAFKKIESKTPSQYRDS
- a CDS encoding serine hydrolase domain-containing protein — protein: MRRALFLFTIACSFYQSTEAQNPEFENLRTIDTWLQSNINDNNLSGAVILIADKDNILYSTTKGKSNLESQRDMEVNDYFKIASLSKVITTVAIMKLYEDGNFDLDDPIELYLPIFKDTKVIIEDSSSENYTLESTEKKITIRQLLNQTAGFAYDGPIISKLYKEKSLSFSNPTHESLSSFMKDLSSMPIVHQPGEKFTYGPSTDVLGYLIEVVTGQNLEIYLEQNIFEPLGMASTGFDAHRQSIDKLVRAYSKKGDSLKGINKELDLKKEYKTKVFMAGSGLISTASDYIRFCQMLLNNGIYEDKRILSRKSIEMMTTNQIGGIDYPKGFYPILGKGNKFGFGLNIITENGAFNEFYSEGSYYWEGAYSTTFIIDPKEGFAALMMTQLGGWHSLKVRKDFRKSVYKTLK